A single Ktedonobacteraceae bacterium DNA region contains:
- a CDS encoding Uma2 family endonuclease, with product MATNPVRQYMSLEQYLLLVRNSDRRYEYYDGEVRLMAGGTSNHATIALNFGIALDQALGDDALCRPYVSDKLVRLTPTKVVIPDVVVSCSAGDHGESQIIDTPVLVVEVLSRSTEMTDRFVKLALYQSKESVQEIIFVSQAVQRVEVFSRSDGDWLYRQYGAGESFPLASLDIEIEVRQFYRRLSIPIAVEQVKEDAESEQ from the coding sequence TATTTGCTGCTGGTGCGTAACTCTGACCGGCGCTACGAATACTACGATGGCGAGGTTCGTCTCATGGCAGGCGGAACGTCGAATCATGCTACCATTGCGCTCAATTTCGGAATAGCTCTCGATCAGGCGCTGGGTGATGATGCGCTCTGTCGGCCATATGTTTCTGATAAATTGGTACGATTGACGCCTACCAAAGTGGTGATACCGGATGTCGTGGTTTCTTGCAGTGCTGGAGATCATGGAGAGTCCCAGATTATCGATACGCCTGTCCTGGTCGTCGAAGTACTCTCAAGATCAACCGAGATGACCGATCGCTTCGTGAAGCTCGCGCTCTACCAGTCAAAAGAGAGCGTTCAGGAAATTATCTTTGTGAGCCAGGCCGTTCAGCGTGTCGAGGTTTTCTCGCGTTCAGACGGTGATTGGCTCTACCGGCAATATGGAGCCGGAGAAAGTTTTCCCCTGGCAAGCCTGGACATTGAAATCGAGGTACGCCAGTTCTACAGGCGCCTCTCTATCCCCATAGCGGTCGAGCAGGTGAAAGAGGATGCTGAATCAGAGCAGTGA